In Deinococcus sp. Marseille-Q6407, a single window of DNA contains:
- a CDS encoding S8 family peptidase, giving the protein MTPLTPMAPRQRSGTAPWLLGALLTLGLTACGGGGSAPNPGSGTPGPSQPGNVRVSGEVQLPAGALSVMAAETAETADWDAPHVPDQLLVTSGGLSAQSLSPQLAGLRTESLSELGLVRVWTPQPQELAQQLAESGIASQPEYLYQVQATTPNDPGFPGNAGIDVGGIQHQDYLTQIGAASAWRQLQGQGKSPAGVLTAVLDTGADRSHPDLSSRLRGGYDFCSTVIGGGCSGTDSDYSDILTEPRGHGTAMAGLIGAATNNGRGLSGMTWSGPLLAVKVLGDQQGGNAAFATTSSLAAGLGYAVKQGARVVNMSLGIPGLKSDPAVRQQIERAAQADIVMISAAGNTPGDGLYFPANQPEVIAVGAVNPAGQMSCFSARPKDGQKLDLLAPGGESGCGRGTSTMLELDRLELDRSGGYKLSAGTSEASALTSGAASLIRAAYPGLKAAQVRQALLEGGKPSADTAQPQLNLPGALAAAQRLSGTPAPQPNRYTLIVQAYQNGRAVGAPFKQTAETLKTLKLPYTLNLPRGRYDLRAEVDTSKASYQGQTTVDAQGDTTQNIAVR; this is encoded by the coding sequence ATGACTCCTTTGACTCCTATGGCCCCACGGCAGCGTTCTGGAACTGCCCCCTGGCTCCTCGGTGCCCTGCTGACCCTGGGCCTGACCGCCTGCGGTGGCGGTGGTAGCGCCCCGAATCCCGGCAGCGGTACTCCTGGGCCTTCTCAACCGGGCAATGTTCGCGTCAGCGGCGAAGTGCAGCTGCCGGCCGGCGCGCTCTCGGTTATGGCCGCGGAAACAGCAGAAACGGCCGACTGGGACGCCCCACACGTGCCTGACCAGTTGCTGGTGACCTCCGGTGGCCTCTCGGCGCAGTCGCTCTCACCCCAGCTGGCCGGACTGCGCACTGAAAGCCTGAGCGAACTGGGCCTGGTACGGGTGTGGACCCCGCAGCCGCAGGAGCTGGCGCAGCAGCTGGCTGAGAGCGGCATCGCCTCGCAGCCCGAATACCTCTACCAGGTGCAGGCCACCACGCCCAATGACCCCGGCTTTCCCGGAAACGCTGGGATCGACGTGGGCGGCATCCAGCATCAGGACTACCTGACCCAGATCGGGGCCGCTTCCGCCTGGCGGCAACTGCAGGGCCAGGGCAAGTCGCCGGCCGGCGTGCTGACTGCTGTGCTGGACACCGGCGCCGACCGCAGTCACCCCGACCTGAGCAGCCGGTTGAGGGGCGGCTACGACTTCTGCTCGACGGTTATTGGGGGCGGCTGCTCCGGTACCGACAGCGATTACAGCGACATCCTCACCGAGCCGCGTGGGCACGGCACCGCGATGGCCGGCCTGATCGGGGCCGCCACCAACAACGGGCGGGGCCTGAGCGGCATGACCTGGAGCGGTCCCCTGCTGGCGGTCAAGGTGCTGGGCGACCAGCAGGGCGGCAATGCTGCCTTTGCCACCACCTCCAGCCTGGCGGCTGGCCTCGGCTACGCCGTGAAGCAGGGTGCCCGGGTCGTCAACATGAGTCTGGGCATTCCCGGGCTGAAGAGCGATCCGGCGGTCCGCCAGCAGATCGAGCGCGCTGCGCAGGCCGATATCGTCATGATCTCGGCGGCAGGCAACACTCCGGGCGACGGCCTGTATTTCCCCGCCAACCAGCCAGAAGTGATCGCGGTCGGGGCTGTTAACCCGGCTGGGCAGATGTCGTGCTTCAGCGCCCGGCCGAAAGATGGCCAGAAGCTGGACCTGCTGGCACCCGGCGGCGAATCGGGCTGTGGCCGGGGCACCAGCACGATGCTGGAACTGGACCGGCTGGAACTGGACCGTAGCGGCGGCTACAAGCTGAGTGCCGGCACCTCCGAGGCCAGCGCACTGACCAGCGGGGCCGCCTCGCTGATCCGGGCCGCTTATCCTGGCCTGAAGGCCGCCCAGGTTCGTCAGGCGCTGCTGGAAGGCGGCAAGCCGTCGGCCGATACAGCGCAGCCGCAGCTGAACCTGCCAGGCGCGCTGGCCGCTGCGCAGCGCCTGAGCGGCACACCGGCGCCGCAGCCGAACCGCTACACGCTGATCGTGCAGGCCTATCAGAATGGCCGGGCGGTGGGAGCACCGTTCAAGCAAACCGCTGAAACGCTGAAGACACTGAAGCTGCCCTACACGCTGAACCTGCCACGCGGCCGCTACGACCTGCGCGCCGAAGTGGACACCTCCAAAGCGTCGTACCAGGGCCAGACCACGGTGGACGCCCAGGGCGACACCACCCAGAACATCGCCGTGCGCTGA
- the fdhF gene encoding formate dehydrogenase subunit alpha, whose protein sequence is MIQSDDPSLSNNIGPKEPTAELVFPPGPLHPASGQWVEVQIDGVPYPAQLGEPLLDVINRSGTELAQVCYHPQLGPIQSCDTCTVEIDGQLTRACGTPVQAGQVVRTQTEAARAVQRDAYDRLLANHVLYCTVCDNNNGNCTVHNTLSTLRLEHQQRSYHPKGYEKDFSNPFYRYDPDQCILCGRCVEACQNVQVNETLSIGWEMDQPRVLWDGGKPIGESSCVSCGHCVTVCPCNALMEKSMLGEAGLMTDLPLPVFNSAVEAVKAVEPSTGLEAILGISEVESQGREGYIERTKTVCTYCGVGCSFDVWTKGRKILKVEPQQGAANGISTCVKGKFGWDYVNSEERLTSPLIREGDRFREASWDEALDYVARRLTEIKGQYGPDALSFVASSKCTNEEAFLVQKFARQVIGTNNVDNCSRYCQSPATVGLVRTVGYGGDSGTIKDLEQADLVVGIGTNTAESHPVLATRLKRAQKLGRQKSIVVDLREHEMARRADLFLQPKPATDFIWLNAVSRYILDHGLEAKEFLAGRVDGLDEYRASLAPYTLEYAAEATGWSVETLKNLAETIASHERVCITWAMGVTQQCGGSETSTAISNLLLLTGNYGRPGTGAYPLRGHNNVQGTSDMGAMPDQVSGYQRVTDPEVVARHEAEWGIRLRPDRGLDNTQMIDAAAEGRLKAMWLTGEEMSLTDADVNHLIRGYESLELFIVQDLYFTNTARYADVILPGAPSLEKEGTFTSTERRIQRLYQVMEPLPGCKPDWQIYQAVAQRMGAQGWNYTHPGDVMDEVARVSPMFAGVHYSRLEGYDTLCWPVAEDGTDTPLLYTEAFHFEGGKARLWPAEYVAPVNVPDAEYDLQLNSGRMLEHFHEGNMTFRVAGIAAKTPDAFVEISPELAAERGVDTGSWVRVVSKNGAVRLRALVTERVSGNQIYIPMNSRELEGSVNLLTGQNRDSITHTPAYKDTAVRLEVLGERGPSPLPRHNFRFGHPTPQRGVEVERKWARDDYFFPDGSYRGGIAEDNTGQAAATSGSDD, encoded by the coding sequence GTGATCCAATCCGACGATCCCAGCCTGAGCAACAACATCGGCCCCAAGGAACCGACCGCCGAACTGGTGTTCCCGCCCGGCCCGCTGCATCCTGCCAGCGGCCAGTGGGTAGAAGTTCAGATCGACGGCGTGCCTTACCCCGCGCAGCTGGGTGAACCCCTGCTGGACGTGATCAACCGCTCCGGCACCGAGCTAGCGCAGGTCTGCTACCACCCGCAGCTGGGCCCGATCCAGTCGTGCGACACCTGCACGGTGGAAATAGACGGCCAACTGACCCGCGCCTGCGGCACCCCGGTGCAGGCCGGGCAGGTGGTGCGCACCCAGACCGAAGCCGCCAGGGCCGTGCAGCGTGACGCCTACGACCGCCTGCTGGCCAATCACGTGCTGTACTGCACCGTCTGCGACAACAACAACGGCAACTGCACGGTTCACAACACCCTGAGTACCCTGCGGCTGGAACACCAGCAGCGCTCCTATCATCCCAAGGGCTACGAAAAGGACTTTTCCAACCCCTTTTACCGCTACGATCCCGACCAGTGCATCTTGTGTGGCCGCTGCGTGGAAGCCTGCCAGAATGTGCAGGTCAACGAAACTCTCAGCATCGGCTGGGAGATGGATCAGCCGCGCGTGCTGTGGGACGGCGGCAAGCCGATTGGCGAGTCGAGCTGCGTCAGCTGCGGCCACTGCGTCACGGTCTGCCCCTGCAACGCCCTGATGGAAAAGAGCATGCTGGGCGAGGCCGGCCTGATGACCGACCTGCCGCTGCCGGTGTTCAACTCGGCGGTAGAAGCGGTTAAAGCGGTGGAACCCAGCACCGGCCTGGAAGCGATTCTGGGCATTTCCGAGGTCGAGTCGCAGGGCCGCGAAGGGTACATCGAGCGCACCAAGACGGTCTGCACCTACTGTGGAGTGGGCTGTTCCTTCGACGTGTGGACCAAAGGCCGCAAGATTCTGAAAGTGGAGCCGCAGCAGGGCGCGGCCAACGGTATCTCCACCTGCGTGAAGGGCAAATTCGGCTGGGACTACGTGAACAGCGAAGAGCGTCTGACCTCCCCGCTGATCCGCGAGGGGGACCGCTTCCGCGAGGCCAGCTGGGATGAGGCGCTGGACTACGTGGCCCGCCGCCTGACCGAAATCAAGGGTCAATACGGTCCCGACGCGCTGTCGTTCGTCGCGTCCAGCAAGTGCACCAACGAAGAAGCGTTCCTGGTGCAGAAGTTCGCCCGGCAGGTGATCGGCACCAACAACGTGGACAACTGCTCACGCTACTGCCAGAGCCCCGCAACGGTGGGTCTGGTCCGCACGGTGGGTTACGGCGGCGACTCGGGCACCATCAAAGATCTGGAGCAGGCTGACTTGGTCGTCGGCATCGGCACCAACACTGCCGAGAGCCACCCGGTGCTGGCCACCCGGCTCAAGCGGGCGCAGAAACTGGGCCGCCAGAAGAGCATTGTGGTGGACCTGCGCGAACACGAGATGGCCCGCCGCGCCGACCTGTTCTTGCAGCCAAAGCCGGCCACCGATTTCATCTGGCTGAATGCGGTGAGCCGTTACATCCTGGATCACGGGCTGGAAGCAAAAGAGTTCCTGGCAGGGCGGGTGGACGGCCTGGACGAATACCGCGCCAGCCTGGCACCCTACACCCTGGAATACGCCGCTGAAGCCACCGGCTGGAGCGTGGAAACGCTGAAGAATCTGGCCGAGACTATTGCCTCACATGAGCGGGTGTGCATCACCTGGGCGATGGGCGTGACCCAGCAGTGCGGCGGGTCTGAAACCAGCACCGCCATTTCCAACCTGCTGCTGCTGACCGGCAACTACGGCCGCCCTGGCACCGGCGCTTACCCGCTGCGCGGCCACAACAACGTGCAGGGCACCTCCGATATGGGCGCCATGCCGGACCAGGTGAGCGGCTACCAGCGCGTGACCGACCCCGAAGTGGTGGCCCGCCACGAGGCCGAGTGGGGCATCCGGCTGCGGCCCGACCGTGGCCTGGACAACACCCAGATGATCGACGCCGCCGCCGAGGGCCGGCTCAAGGCCATGTGGCTGACCGGCGAGGAAATGAGCCTGACCGACGCCGACGTGAACCACCTGATTCGCGGGTACGAGTCGCTGGAACTGTTTATCGTGCAGGACCTGTACTTCACCAACACTGCCCGCTACGCCGACGTGATTTTGCCGGGTGCGCCCAGCCTGGAAAAAGAAGGCACCTTTACCTCCACCGAGCGGCGTATTCAGCGGCTGTATCAGGTGATGGAGCCGCTGCCCGGCTGCAAGCCCGACTGGCAGATTTATCAGGCGGTGGCGCAGCGGATGGGCGCCCAGGGCTGGAACTACACCCACCCCGGCGATGTGATGGACGAGGTGGCCCGGGTCAGCCCGATGTTTGCCGGCGTGCACTACAGCCGCCTGGAAGGCTACGACACCCTCTGCTGGCCAGTGGCGGAAGACGGCACCGACACCCCGCTGCTCTACACCGAAGCCTTCCATTTCGAGGGCGGCAAGGCCCGGCTGTGGCCGGCTGAGTATGTGGCCCCGGTCAACGTGCCGGACGCCGAATACGACCTGCAACTCAACTCGGGCCGGATGCTAGAGCACTTTCACGAGGGCAACATGACCTTCCGGGTGGCCGGCATCGCCGCCAAGACCCCAGACGCGTTCGTGGAAATCAGCCCCGAACTGGCCGCCGAGCGCGGCGTGGACACCGGCAGCTGGGTCCGGGTGGTGAGCAAGAACGGCGCCGTGCGCCTGCGCGCGCTGGTCACCGAGCGGGTGAGTGGCAACCAGATTTACATCCCCATGAACTCGCGCGAGCTGGAAGGCTCGGTCAACCTGTTGACCGGCCAGAACCGCGACAGCATCACCCATACGCCTGCTTACAAGGACACGGCGGTGCGGCTGGAAGTGCTGGGAGAGCGTGGTCCCTCGCCACTGCCGCGCCACAATTTCCGCTTCGGCCACCCCACCCCGCAGCGCGGCGTGGAAGTGGAGCGCAAGTGGGCCCGCGACGATTATTTCTTCCCCGACGGCAGTTACCGGGGCGGCATTGCCGAGGACAACACCGGGCAGGCCGCAGCCACCTCCGGCAGTGACGACTAA
- a CDS encoding FAD binding domain-containing protein, which translates to MRAFEYVRAEDAAQAPGLLEDSGKYLAGGTNLLDLMKLGIETPAQLVDLNRAGLEDISDTEGGGLKIGAGVRNTDLAAHPRVRQDYAVLSRAILAGASVQIRNRATTAGNLLQRTRCPYFYDTDLPCNKREPGTGCGALHGVSRSLAVIGTSDDCIANYPGDMAVALSVLDATIQTQQADGTERDISIHDFYRLPGNTPHIENVLEPGEMILSVTLPVPLGGQHFYHKVRDRQSYAFALVSVAAVVTEDGQARVAFGGVAPKPCRVPEAEAQWAQGAQAVTDAAFEGARPTEQNAFKLDLARRAVQAVMNAAEHNGGAA; encoded by the coding sequence ATGAGGGCGTTTGAATATGTACGGGCCGAAGACGCCGCGCAGGCACCCGGCCTGCTGGAAGACAGCGGCAAATACCTGGCCGGCGGCACCAACCTGCTGGACCTGATGAAGCTGGGCATCGAAACCCCGGCGCAGTTGGTGGACCTGAACCGCGCCGGCCTGGAAGACATCTCGGACACCGAAGGCGGCGGCCTGAAAATCGGCGCCGGCGTGCGCAACACCGACCTGGCGGCGCATCCCCGCGTGCGGCAGGACTACGCGGTGCTGAGCCGGGCCATCCTGGCCGGAGCCTCGGTGCAGATTCGTAACCGCGCCACCACCGCCGGGAACTTGCTGCAGCGCACCCGCTGCCCCTACTTTTACGACACCGACCTGCCCTGCAACAAGCGTGAACCCGGCACCGGCTGCGGCGCCCTGCACGGCGTCAGCCGCTCGCTGGCCGTGATCGGCACCTCGGACGACTGCATCGCCAACTATCCCGGCGATATGGCGGTGGCTCTCAGCGTGCTGGACGCCACCATTCAGACCCAGCAGGCGGACGGCACGGAGCGCGACATCTCCATCCACGACTTTTACCGGCTGCCCGGCAACACCCCGCACATCGAAAACGTGCTGGAACCGGGCGAAATGATCCTGTCGGTCACGCTGCCGGTGCCGCTGGGCGGGCAGCACTTTTACCACAAGGTCCGCGACCGTCAGTCCTACGCTTTTGCGCTGGTGTCGGTGGCAGCCGTGGTAACGGAGGACGGACAGGCGCGGGTGGCGTTCGGCGGCGTGGCGCCCAAGCCCTGCCGGGTGCCGGAAGCCGAAGCCCAGTGGGCGCAGGGCGCCCAGGCGGTGACCGATGCGGCCTTTGAAGGCGCCCGGCCCACCGAACAGAACGCGTTCAAGCTGGACCTGGCCCGCCGGGCTGTCCAGGCCGTGATGAACGCGGCAGAGCACAACGGAGGAGCAGCATGA
- a CDS encoding HU family DNA-binding protein translates to MTKKASKAKAAAPAEKMNKSQLVEKVAEQTGLTKKQADEAVSTMLDTVVEALRGGQAVGLPGLGTLSVKETAARTGVKPGTTEKIQIPAGKKVAFKVATTLKGNL, encoded by the coding sequence ATGACGAAAAAAGCGAGCAAAGCCAAAGCCGCAGCTCCTGCGGAAAAGATGAACAAGTCCCAGCTGGTGGAAAAGGTCGCCGAGCAGACCGGCCTGACCAAGAAGCAGGCTGACGAAGCCGTGAGCACCATGCTGGACACCGTGGTTGAAGCGCTGCGCGGCGGCCAGGCTGTGGGCCTGCCCGGCCTGGGCACCCTGAGCGTCAAGGAAACTGCCGCCCGCACCGGCGTGAAGCCCGGCACCACCGAAAAGATCCAGATTCCTGCCGGCAAGAAGGTGGCTTTCAAGGTGGCCACCACCCTCAAGGGCAACCTCTAA
- a CDS encoding 2Fe-2S iron-sulfur cluster-binding protein: MLVNGERLNACLSLAVMHDGDEVTTIEGLGTPDDLHPMQAAFVECDGFQCGYCTPGQIMSAVAVLDEIERGEPSHVTADLNKVEFSDDEVRERLSGNICRCAAYPNIVAAVRSVHEHEGAGE; the protein is encoded by the coding sequence GTGCTGGTGAATGGTGAGCGCCTCAACGCCTGCCTGTCGCTGGCCGTGATGCATGACGGCGACGAGGTGACCACCATTGAAGGGCTGGGGACTCCGGACGACCTGCATCCCATGCAAGCCGCCTTTGTGGAGTGCGACGGCTTTCAGTGCGGCTACTGCACCCCCGGCCAGATCATGTCGGCCGTGGCGGTGCTGGACGAGATTGAGCGCGGAGAGCCCAGCCACGTCACCGCGGACCTGAACAAAGTGGAGTTCAGCGACGACGAGGTGCGCGAGCGCCTGAGCGGGAACATCTGCCGCTGCGCCGCCTACCCCAACATCGTTGCAGCGGTGCGCAGCGTGCACGAACATGAAGGAGCCGGCGAATGA
- a CDS encoding DUF1641 domain-containing protein, translated as MAKAIEYTPQPPTPAERLGTATAQAEPALTEALELLTELHQRGGLDLALKLLRGGENLSAAALDKLTGETGITVLRNLVEVVKLAGSLDPRELEALLGALGSGVEQAARSVEVGTRLSPASALKQLADSDVQLALGATFGLLKGIGASLRQAREQTERPG; from the coding sequence ATGGCAAAAGCGATCGAATACACCCCGCAGCCCCCTACCCCGGCCGAGCGGCTGGGTACGGCGACCGCCCAGGCCGAGCCGGCCCTGACCGAAGCGCTGGAATTGCTTACTGAACTGCACCAGCGCGGCGGGCTGGACCTGGCCCTCAAACTGCTGCGCGGCGGCGAGAACCTCAGCGCGGCGGCCCTGGACAAGCTGACCGGTGAAACCGGTATCACCGTGCTGCGGAACCTGGTCGAAGTGGTCAAGCTGGCCGGCTCGCTGGACCCCCGCGAGCTGGAAGCGTTGCTCGGCGCGCTGGGCAGCGGCGTGGAACAGGCCGCCCGCAGCGTGGAAGTCGGCACCCGGTTGTCGCCGGCCAGTGCGCTGAAGCAACTGGCCGACTCGGATGTGCAGCTGGCCCTAGGCGCCACCTTCGGGCTGCTGAAAGGCATCGGCGCCTCGCTGCGGCAGGCGCGCGAACAGACGGAGCGTCCCGGCTGA
- a CDS encoding metalloregulator ArsR/SmtB family transcription factor: MTVREREGAPQAPAPQIESDVCDTRCLHPGAVAAAREVLPSSEVVSGSAEVFRLLGDPGRLRLLLALRAGELCVCDLAAVSGASESSVSHSLRLLRASRAVRARREGRNVYYALHDRHIELLLDMMTAHMGETE; encoded by the coding sequence ATGACCGTTCGTGAGCGCGAGGGAGCGCCCCAGGCTCCGGCCCCGCAAATAGAGAGCGACGTGTGCGACACCCGCTGTCTGCACCCTGGAGCGGTGGCGGCTGCGCGGGAAGTTCTGCCGAGCAGCGAAGTGGTAAGCGGGTCGGCCGAGGTCTTCCGGCTCCTGGGCGACCCTGGGCGGCTGCGGCTGCTCCTGGCGCTGCGGGCAGGCGAGCTGTGCGTCTGTGACCTGGCCGCCGTCAGCGGGGCCTCGGAAAGCAGTGTCAGCCACTCGCTGCGGCTGCTGCGGGCCAGCCGCGCCGTGCGGGCCCGCCGAGAAGGCCGCAACGTCTACTACGCGTTGCACGACCGCCATATTGAGCTGCTGCTGGATATGATGACGGCACATATGGGAGAAACCGAATGA
- a CDS encoding heavy metal translocating P-type ATPase produces the protein MTHSAELNYRVQGMDCPNCARTVDGALCRLPGVSDVQLNHTQQSLRLRLDEDQTSRRTLEDELRRLGHPATLQQDGQVSAEPAWYATPKGRLLLLSVGAVALAVAAALVYPPGAQVAFSAAALIAVFPLARQALAAAQRGNPFSINTLVTVAVVGAVLIGEAAEGTAVVALFAVGEWLEGYAAGRARRGIQALAALTPDTAQLLEGGQVREVPAASLQPGQRLQVPAGARVPADGIIRSGTSSLDDSPVTGESLPVRKSPGAEVYAGSVNGEGVLEVEVTRPAGDNTIARIVRLVEEASAGKAPTERLIDRFSRWYTPLVLLAGILTAALPPLLTGAEWLPWLYKGLALLLIGCPCALVLSVPAAMTSAISAGARAGLLVRSGAVLEALASIRTVALDKTGTLTAGRPQVTEVLSAGPAEAEILRLAAAVETGSQHPLALALRGAAQERGLALPAASEAQALGGRGVQALVEGQRLSVSSPRFAAQTVGLDADLQARITTLEESGHTLSVLHTPERVLGALALRDEPRPEAAATLAHLRRLGVGSVMLTGDNARAAAAAGQQLGLDRVEAELRPEDKLRIIRELPAPAAMVGDGINDAPALAQAEVGIAVGGGTDVALETADAALLGGQLGGVADLLELGRAAMNNVKVNIALALGLKAVFLVTTLLGYTGLWMAVLADTGATVLVTLNALRLLGWRPRKAQA, from the coding sequence ATGACCCACTCTGCCGAGCTGAATTACCGGGTGCAGGGCATGGATTGCCCCAACTGCGCCCGCACCGTGGACGGCGCGCTGTGCCGGCTGCCCGGAGTTAGTGACGTGCAGCTGAACCACACCCAGCAGAGCCTGCGGCTGCGGCTGGACGAGGACCAGACCAGCCGCCGCACCCTGGAAGACGAACTGCGCCGCCTGGGCCACCCCGCCACCTTGCAGCAGGACGGGCAAGTCAGCGCTGAACCGGCCTGGTACGCCACCCCCAAGGGCCGCCTGCTGCTGCTGAGCGTGGGAGCGGTGGCGCTGGCGGTGGCGGCCGCACTGGTCTATCCGCCCGGCGCCCAGGTGGCTTTCTCGGCGGCGGCCCTGATCGCGGTCTTTCCGCTGGCCCGGCAGGCGCTGGCAGCGGCGCAGCGGGGCAATCCTTTTTCCATCAACACCCTGGTCACGGTGGCGGTGGTGGGCGCCGTACTGATCGGTGAAGCGGCCGAGGGCACCGCAGTGGTGGCCCTATTTGCCGTGGGCGAGTGGCTCGAAGGGTACGCGGCCGGCCGGGCGCGCCGGGGCATTCAGGCGCTGGCCGCGCTGACCCCGGATACCGCGCAGCTGCTGGAAGGCGGACAGGTGCGCGAAGTGCCGGCCGCCTCGCTGCAGCCGGGTCAGCGCCTGCAGGTGCCGGCCGGCGCGCGGGTGCCGGCCGACGGGATCATCCGCAGCGGAACTTCCAGCCTGGACGACAGCCCGGTGACCGGCGAAAGCCTGCCGGTCCGCAAAAGCCCCGGTGCCGAAGTCTATGCCGGCAGTGTGAACGGCGAGGGCGTGCTGGAAGTGGAAGTGACCCGGCCCGCCGGCGACAACACCATCGCCCGGATTGTCCGGCTGGTGGAAGAAGCCTCGGCCGGCAAGGCCCCCACCGAGCGCCTGATTGACCGCTTCAGCCGCTGGTATACCCCACTGGTGTTGCTGGCTGGCATCCTGACGGCCGCGCTGCCGCCACTGCTGACCGGCGCTGAGTGGCTGCCCTGGCTGTACAAGGGCCTGGCGCTGCTGCTGATCGGCTGCCCCTGCGCCCTGGTGCTGAGTGTTCCAGCGGCGATGACCAGCGCCATCAGCGCCGGGGCCCGCGCCGGTCTTCTGGTCCGCAGCGGCGCGGTGCTGGAAGCCCTGGCCAGCATCCGGACCGTGGCCCTGGACAAGACCGGCACCCTGACCGCTGGCCGGCCCCAGGTCACAGAGGTACTGAGCGCCGGCCCGGCGGAGGCAGAAATCCTGCGCCTGGCGGCCGCTGTAGAAACCGGCAGCCAGCACCCGCTGGCCCTGGCTCTCCGGGGGGCAGCTCAGGAGCGGGGGCTGGCCCTGCCGGCGGCCAGCGAAGCCCAGGCACTGGGCGGCCGTGGAGTCCAGGCCCTGGTGGAAGGCCAGCGCCTGAGTGTGTCCTCGCCGCGCTTTGCTGCCCAGACAGTGGGGCTGGACGCTGATCTGCAGGCCCGCATCACTACCCTGGAAGAAAGTGGCCACACCCTCAGCGTGCTGCATACACCAGAGCGGGTGCTGGGCGCCCTGGCGCTGCGCGACGAGCCCCGCCCCGAAGCCGCCGCCACGCTGGCCCACCTGCGCCGCCTGGGGGTGGGTAGCGTGATGCTGACCGGCGACAACGCCCGCGCCGCCGCGGCTGCCGGCCAGCAGCTAGGCCTGGACCGGGTGGAAGCCGAACTGCGCCCGGAAGACAAGCTGCGGATCATCCGCGAACTGCCGGCCCCAGCAGCAATGGTAGGTGACGGCATCAACGACGCGCCTGCCCTGGCCCAGGCCGAGGTGGGCATCGCGGTAGGCGGCGGCACTGATGTGGCCCTAGAAACGGCAGACGCAGCCCTGCTGGGTGGACAGCTGGGCGGAGTAGCCGATCTGCTGGAACTGGGCCGGGCCGCCATGAACAATGTCAAGGTCAATATCGCGCTGGCGCTAGGGCTCAAGGCAGTCTTTCTGGTCACCACCCTGCTCGGCTACACCGGGCTCTGGATGGCCGTGCTGGCCGATACCGGCGCGACCGTGCTGGTTACGCTGAACGCCCTGCGGCTGCTGGGCTGGCGGCCCCGGAAGGCTCAGGCATGA
- a CDS encoding formate dehydrogenase accessory sulfurtransferase FdhD — MRRYGPAGLDPIPADDLLAAEEPLELRLLTAGQAGEEERPLVVLMRTPGADRELLRGWLHAEGLSGQLQPHPENPNLWYLRGEVPPDYVARQTSSACGICGSGSVERLLLRTGALPARPPLDPALLAALPERLRAGQSGFAASGGLHGAALFSPDGRLLCLFEDIGRHNAADKVVGWALDRPELDRPGSVLVISSRLGYEIAQKAVLAGIGAVIGVGGATTLAAQTAQAFGLLLAGFARGGHLTVYTGAERLLGEGAHEH; from the coding sequence GTGCGCCGCTACGGCCCGGCTGGCCTGGACCCTATTCCCGCCGATGACCTCTTGGCCGCCGAGGAGCCGCTGGAACTGCGCCTGCTGACTGCCGGGCAGGCTGGAGAAGAGGAGCGCCCCCTGGTGGTGCTGATGCGCACGCCCGGCGCTGACCGCGAGCTGCTGCGAGGCTGGCTGCATGCTGAGGGCCTGAGTGGCCAGCTCCAGCCGCACCCGGAGAATCCCAATCTGTGGTACCTGCGGGGCGAGGTGCCGCCCGACTATGTGGCCCGCCAGACCTCCAGCGCCTGTGGCATCTGTGGCAGTGGCAGCGTGGAACGGCTGCTGCTGCGAACGGGAGCTCTGCCCGCCAGGCCACCGCTGGACCCGGCCCTGCTGGCGGCCCTACCGGAGCGCCTGCGGGCCGGGCAGAGCGGCTTTGCTGCCAGCGGTGGCCTGCACGGCGCCGCGCTGTTCAGCCCGGACGGCCGTCTCCTGTGCCTCTTCGAGGACATCGGCCGTCATAACGCCGCCGACAAGGTGGTGGGCTGGGCGCTGGACCGGCCTGAGCTGGACCGGCCCGGCAGCGTGCTGGTGATCAGCAGCCGCCTGGGCTACGAAATTGCCCAGAAAGCGGTGTTGGCCGGCATCGGAGCGGTGATCGGGGTGGGGGGCGCCACCACCCTGGCGGCCCAGACTGCCCAGGCGTTTGGGCTGCTGCTGGCCGGCTTTGCACGCGGCGGCCACCTGACGGTTTACACCGGCGCCGAGCGGCTGCTGGGCGAAGGGGCGCACGAGCACTAA